Genomic segment of Paenibacillaceae bacterium GAS479:
CAGAAGAGGCTGCTCCGATTTACGGATGAAGCGATTGCCAGCTTAGACAACATGCCGGATCATATACCCGCCTCCTTCAAAGCAGGGCTGAAACGATTGATGTTACATCCTCCCCGCGTGAACATCGGCAGAATACTGGAGAATGGAACTACTTTGCCCTGGTGCGGAGGCATAGATGTCATTGCTACCCCAGGCCATACACCGGGACATATCAGTCTGTTTCACCGACCCAGCGGGACTTTGATCGCAGGCGATGCCTTGATTGTCGAGGATGGACAACTAAAAGGTCCGGATAATGCAACTTCGCTTGACCTTGAGTTGGCTTGGAATTCACTCGAAGCTCTAACCTCCTACTCTATCAACGCCGTTCTCTGTTACCACGGAGGTCTGTTCACCGATCGCCCTTCTGAGAGAATCCAGGAACTGTTAGCCGAGCACTGCGGGTTTAAAAATATCCTATAAAATAAAAAGATTGGGCATGCTGGGGGCAACTGCGGGGCTTTCAAGTATGGCTGTGAACTAGCTTGGTAGAAAAAGAATGGGGCTGTCCCCATCGTCACTCATTAAATAACTTAGGGACGGCCCCTTTTTGAAAGTTCCTATCGCTTCGCTTTAACACTAGGGAAACTGGAAGCACCTCTGCTTGTCCACGCACATTCTTACGGAACTGAGAGAGCTTATTTCCCCTCAAAACAGGCTACAAATTATGTAGCGGATCTGAGAAGCGTTATTTGAGTCAAAATGATGATTTTTCCGCGAAGCACCCTCAATTAGCGTCTCTCAGTTCCGTTACGCCTCGAAAACCCGCTATTTTGTTGAAATAAGGCTTCTCAGTTCCTTTACGCTACCGAGCGAGGAGTTTGCATTAATGAAAGAGCGAAACTCAGAACGCTTCAGATTCTAAAACGATGCAGCGCCATCCGCCTATCTCTTAAGCCCCCTAATTGAATTGGAGAGTACCCTGGGAAATCAGGTACACTACTAGTAAGAGGTGAGAGGGCCATGAGGCAGAGGAATCAGGTGTTTGAAGGAGTTCGGAACAAGGTGGCGCAGGAAGCCCTGGCAGGAATAAAGAGCGGCGTCCTTGCCCGCAAATATGACGTATCTCCCAAGACCATTCGAAACTGGGTGAAGGAGTATCAGGAGAAAGTCGGTCATGATGCGATCCCAACCATCGATGAACGGATCGACGATGCCAGGCGACTTGCTGAGCTAGAGGCCAAGTATGAGCAAGCCCTCAAGGCACTAGGTGAAAAGGAACTGGAGAACAACGTTCTGCGGGAGCTCGTAAAAAAGTCCAGCCCTGCCTCGATGACAAACTTCACGTTGCCCAAACGTTCGTCGAGCAGGGACACCAGATAGCCGTTCTTTTACGTATCGTTGACCTGTCTAGCTCCACGTTTTACAGCCGGCGAAACCAGGCGAATCGTTCTGTCCGTTCCACTCCCCAGCGCTCAGGACGGCCTCTCTCGACCCAGTCGCTCACCATGGCCGGCCGTGTCATTAGCGACGAGCAAATCAAGGAATGGTTGCTGGAGCTGGTATCAGGGGAAGAGCACGGGTATGGCTACAGCCTCCTAACCGAATGTCTTCGCAAGTCCTATGATTTGGTTATTAACAAAAAGAAGGTGTACCGACTCTGTCGCGAGCTGCAGATTCTGCATCCCCAGCGCCGAAAGAAGGTTCATTACCCGAGACGTCTGGCGCGTTACCACGACATTACGGCCTCGAACCAGCTGTGGCAGCTGGATATTAAATATGGATACGTAGACGGCTACAGCCAGTTCTTTTTTATCGCGGACATGATCGATGTATTTGACCGCAGCATTGTGGGCTACTACACCGGCTCTAGTTGCGAAGCCAAACACGTCTGCGATATGGTGCGTACAGCACTAAATCTACGTCTCATGCCTGGACAACAAACACCTGTTATTCGAACGGACAATGGCCCTCAGTTTGTGAGCAAGGCGTTTGGAGAACTGGCGGAGGAGCTTATATTTGTGCATGAACGAATCCCTCCGAAAACGCCCAACATGAATGCCTATATTGAATCGTTCCATGCCACGCTGGAGCGCTGGTTATTGAGTAAGGAGCGCTTTACTACGTTTGAAGAGGCGTTTCAGGCCGTGGATTCGTTCATGGATTTCTACAACCACCGCAAGATGCACCTCAGCTTAGGGAAGCGATCCCCCGCTGAGTTTATGCAGTGGATTGCCGAAACAAATCCGGATGTATCCGAGTACAAACGGGCCGTATAAGCGTATTTGCGAGAAAAATGAAGCTAGACTTCGATTCAAACCTATTTCGCCCTGAACTCTCCAGAATTAGGGGGCCAGCCCGCTATATCTTACTGCCGGCCTAAATAACTAAAGGGTAGCCCCTAAATCATCTAAAGATGACTTTTGGGCCGCCCCCACGTTTTCCCTAACAAAAAAAATCCCTCAAGCGCCCGCTTGAGGGATAAATCGAATTAATCCTTAGCGGCGTTCCGAAGGACCGCCGACGAATACTTGCTCCGCCGTATCCAAACCGTATGCGGTATGGAGAGCACGGACTACTTCTTGCAGCGGGCCAGCCTCGATGACACAGGAGGTTTTGATCTCCGAGGTGCTGACCATCTTGATGCTGACGCCAGTCTCTGCCATGACGCGGAACATTTTGGCGGCAACACCCGGATTGCTCACCATGCCGGCACCAACGATCGAAACTTTCACAAGGCCGTCCTCAGAGGTCGTTTCACGGTAAGGAACTTGGGCACGGTTACCTTCAATAATGGCCATAGCCTTATCGCGGTCGCCACTGCCGATCGTGAAGCTGAAGTCGGCTTTGCCTTCCATGACTCCGCTCTGCACGATGATGTCGACATTAATACCGCCGTCTGCCAGTGCGCCGAATACGCCAGCGAGCACGCCAGGTACATCCTCCACGCCCAGAATGCTGATGCGGACAACATCTTTGTCGAACGCAATTCCGCTTACCACGATTCCTTGTTCCATGACCGCTTCCTCCTTGACCGTCGTTCCCTCATTATGGTTGAAGCTCGACCGGACGACCAGCTTCACATTGTACTGCTTCGCATATTCAACCGCCCTTGGATGTAACACAGCCGCCCCCAGGTTCGCGAGCTCCAGCATTTCATCATAGGAGATCTCATCCAGCTTGCGTGCATTTTTCACAACGCGTGGATCGGTGGAATAGATGCCATCCACGTCGGTGAAAATCTCGCAAACATCCGCTTCGATCGCCGCAGCAAGCGCTACAGCCGTCGTGTCGGAACCGCCTCGTCCGAGCGTTGTAATCTCTCCGGTGTCCGTCATACCCTGGAATCCGGCTACGATGACGATCCCGCCGTCATTGAGTGCCGCATGAATACGCTCCGGCTGAATATCCGTAATCCGTGCCTTTCCATGCAGAGCTTCCGTCAGGATGCCTGCCTGCCAGCCTGTCATCGAGACGGCTTCGCGTCCCAAAGCATGTATGGTCATCGACAGCAAGGCGACCGAGATCTGCTCGCCTGTCGTCAGCAGCATATCCATTTCACGAGCCGGAGGGTTCGGGTTCAGCTCCTTGGTTTTGTCGATCAAGTCATCCGTCGTATCTCCCATTGCAGACACCACGACGACAACTTTATGCCCCGCATCCCTGTTCTCAACAATCCGTCGCGCAACTCTTTGCATCCGTTCTGTCGTGCCGACCGAACTGCCGCCGAACTTCATTACGATCAACGACACCGCTGTTCACTCCCTACCTAAGCTGATACAATCAAGTACCGATTATAGCACATTCCCGCATTACAGAGTAGATGAAATTCCCCCGTCGCCGCCTACCCCAAAATGGAATAAGCCGCCCGGCAAGCCAGGCGGCCAATTCCTAACATGATTGCCTTTCCAAGTAAAGGAAAGGCTACTATTCACTAGGCGCGGGAAATGTAGCGACCTTCGCGAGTATCGATCAGAAGCACGTCGCCTTCGTTGATGAACAGTGGAACTTGAACCGTGAAGCCCGTTTCCAGCGTAGCATTTTTCGTAGCGCCTTGAGCTGTGTTGCCTTTAACGCCTGGCTCGGTTTCCGTTACCTTCAGCTCAACGCTGTTAGGCATCGTGATTCCGATGATTTCGCCTTTGTAGCTGGCGATGTTAACGTTCATGTTTTCTTTAAGGAAGTTGATCTCCCACTCCAGCTGTTTCTTGTCCAGGTTGAACTGGTCAAAGGACTCATTGTCCATGAAGCTGTACTCAGAGCCGCTATTGTACAGGTACTGAACTTCGCGGTTTTCAACATGAGCACGGCCAAGCGTTTCGCCGGCACGGAAAGTTTTTTCCACGATGTTGCCGTTGCGAAGGTTTTTGAGCTTGGTGCGGACGAATGCAGCGCCTTTGCCCGGTTTAACGTGTTGGAACTCAATAACGGTGAAAATATCGGTTTCTACTTCAATCGTAATGCCGGTTTTAAAATCATTCACTGAAATCACAGGTGATTCCTCCTAAGATGGGTTTTAAAGCACGATCAATTGTTGCTTAGGTGAAGAGGTCAAAATGCGAATGCCGCTGTCCGTAATGACAACGTCATCCTCGATACGAACGCCGCCGAAGCCTGGGACGTAGATGCCTGGCTCAACGGTGACGACCATTCCGGGAGCAAGCATCATGTCGCTACGCATGTTCAGCGTAGGCTGCTCATGCACCTCCATGCCAAGGCCATGACCAAGGCTATGACCGAAGTTATCGCCGTAGCCATACTTCGTGATGATGTCGCGAGCCAGCGCATCGGCTTCTTTGCCGGTCATGCCGGGACGGATGTTGTTAAGCGCATGAAGCTGCGCCTCAAGCACAATGTCATAAATTTCACGATGCTTGTCTGACACCTCTCCAACCGCCACCGTACGGGTAATATCGGAGCAGTATCCATGATAAAGGGCGCCGAAGTCGAGCTTGACAAACTCGCCCATGCCGATGATCCGATCGCTGGCTACACCATGCGGAAGCGCAGAGCGCTCACCTGAAGCTACGATCGTATCGAAGCAGGAAGAGGCTGCCCCGCCGGAGCGCAGGAATACTTCTAGCTCCAGAGCGACATCGGATTCCTTCATGCCAGGCTTGATAAGCCCTTGGATGTACTGGAAGGCACGATCCGCGAGATTAGCTGCTTCTTGCATGATGGCAAGTTCGGTCTCGTCCTTGATAATACGCAGTTGCTCCACAAGCGCCGGGGCAGGCACGAGCTTAATGCCCTGGAGCGTCTTGCTCCATTTGACATACTGAGCATACACCGTATGCTCCTGCTCGAAGCCGAGCGAGGTGATGCCTTCGCTGCGAAGCAGTTCTCCTACCGTAACGAGCGGGTCCGATCCATGCTGCACGATCTCAAACCCATGCACCTGCTCGGCTGCCTGAACGGTATAACGGAAATCGGTAAGGAACCAGCTCTTGGCCGCAGTTACGAGGACCCATCCAGCCGATCCTGTGAATCCGCTTATGTATTGGCGATTGTAAGTACTGCCGATAAGCAGCGATTCCAATCCTTGACTAGCCAACTTCTCACGAAGCTTGTCTAACCGGTGCTTCATGCTGCCGGCCACCTCCTTCAAAGCTGATATGCCCTTCCAGCGGGCCCTCCGTTCAAGCCGATTGATCAGCCTTCAAATGATCCAAAAGCGCTTGCAAGCCCAGCGTGTAGCTGGCTGCTCCGAAACCGGCTATCTGTCCGATGGCCGCCGCGGCAGTAACCGAGACATGGCGGAACGCTTCTCTTTTGTGGATATTCGATAGATGGACCTCAACGGTTGGGATGGAAACAGAGCTGATTGCATCCCTCAGCGCATAGCTGTAATGCGTCAGTGCACCTGGATTCAGAATCAGCCCGTCCACTTCACCAAAGGCAGCATGAATCCGATCGATCAAGGCTCCCTCGTGATTGGATTGGAAACATTCCAGCTCAGCTCCAGCAGCAGCTGCCTGCTCACGAAGCATCGCTTCAATCCTTTCCAACGTGACTGTACCGTAAACACCCGGCTCCCGAACCCCCAGCATGTTGAGATTCGGGCCATTCAATACGAGAATTCGAATCATCCCGCTCCTCCAATGCCAAGTCTTCAAGCATCACGGCAGCACCTTCCTAATGGGCGGTGTCCGTATGCAATAGGAATACGAGAACTATATCGCTAAGGATATAAATTCCAGCATGTTGAAAAAAGGCTACTTGCCATTCTAACACAAAAAAGGAGCCGTTGAGAAGGGCTATTCCGCCTTCTGAGGCTCACGCGAAGCCTCATCATTGAACTCAAAGGCAATAGAATATCCGATAAAGATTCCCCATACCGCAAATAAGCTCAGCTCCGAAAGTACACCGCCCCATCCCAGTTGATTGACCGGATTCATCATGCCGAGCAGCGGACCGAAAGCAAGAAAGATCATCGTCCACCATAACAAACCATAAATCAGCCCCGGCCATGGTCCTTGAAAACGACCGAGCAGCAGCTTGTACAGTAATGCGGCCAGGATGGAAAAGAGGATAAAATAGACCAAGCCTGCGACATGCCCCCAACCTGTGACTAGAAAGGACCGTCTATAAAATGGCTCGGCCATAAAACCAGGCAATACTGGTGTAAACCGGAATGTATACATCAACCAGTGAATACCGCCCCAGATCAGCCCTCCCCAGAAGCCGATCATAAGGCAGAATTTCCAAGGATTCGTCACCTTTCTGTGATAGGGTCCCCGATCTCTGCTTCTCCCCCCTGAAGCTGCTGCAGCGGATGCACTCATATATTCACAACCTCCTCCAATGTCATGTAGGTAGTATGCACCAATAAAGCGTCCCAATTCCGATAAACCCCCAGCAAGGCGCGCTGGCATTGGACTTGCTCATCAAGTACAATAGGAACATACAGATTCAGCGGATTCATGCCGCTGTGGACACACAGAAAGGTGGAGCTTCGTTGCCAGAGCCGACAACATCCATATACGGCGGACAAGCGGTCATTGAAGGCGTCATGTTCGGAGGACGCAACGTCAATGTTACAGCTGTTCGACGCAAAAATGATGAAATCCAATATTTTGAGGTTCCTGCAAGCCAGAAAAAACCTTGGTATCAGCCGCTCAAGAAAATCCCATTCATTCGTGGTGTCATCGGCATCCTTGAATCCAGCGCGAGAGGGTCGCAGCATCTTAACTTCTCCATGGAAGCCTATGCGGAGGACAGTGAGGAAAGCGACGGCAAAACCGAGGTCGGCAAGGCCGATAAAGTCGAGAAGGCAGAGCCCAAGCCTGAGAAAAAGGAAGGCTGGAGTCTCGCGATGGTTTTTGGCGTCGCTGTGGCCGGCGTTATCAGCTTTGTACTCGGAAAGGTTGTGTTTACGGCAGTTCCGGCGATCGTCGAGGAGTTTTTATTCGACGGGAGATTTGACAATATTGTCGTGCACAATTTGCTCGAAGGCGCAATTAAGATCATCTTCCTGCTCTCTTATCTGTACTTACTTTCCTTAACGCCGATGATCAAGCGGCTGTTCCAGTATCACGGAGCGGAGCATAAGGTTATTACCGCCTACGAGAATGGTTCCGAGTTGACTGTAGATAAAGTGCAGAAGTTTACTCGACTACATTATCGCTGCGGCAGCAGTTTTATTATTTTTTCCGTCATTGTCGGCGTCATTGTCTATTCCTTCTTCACTTGGGATACTCTATGGGAGCGGGTTTACATCCGGATTCTGTTGCTGCCAGTCGTACTCGGCATCTCTTATGAGGTACTTCGCTTCACAAACTCTCTCCGTGACGTTCCTGTGCTGCGCTTCCTGGGATATCCGGGACTGTGGCTACAGATGTTGACGACCAAAGAGCCGACGGATGATCAAGTAGCCGTCTCCATCGCTTCCTTCAATCGGATGAGAGAACTTGAGAAAAAGGTCAACGCTCCACAATCCGCAAGCACAGCGGTGTAGGTGTAGACGGGAGTCATATAGTGAAAGGCGGGATTTTCCATGAAGCGTAAAACGGCATCGATATGGATGGTTATTCTGTCTGTTCTGGCGGTGATCGGCTTGGTTGACATGCTGCTCGACCGCAATTACGTCATGCTACTGCCTTTGGCGGTGCTGGCCATTATATTCGCGCTTTACAAATGGAATCCCGGACGGCGCAATGCTCAGCCCCGTATCAAGCCTGGCAGAGCAGCTGCCAGCAGACCACGCTCATCTTCCACTGCTGCCAAAAATCGCGCTCGTAAGCCATCCCCTTTTCGGGTTATCGATGGCGGTAAGGATGACGACAGCATGCCGAAGTATCATTGAGCCGCATTGCAAAGAACCTCTTTCTCCACCTAAGCCGTGGAGAAAGAGGTTCTTTTTTTAATAATTATCGGCTCTTGGAAAGCTCTTAAGCTCTTTGAACTTAAGCTTCCGAGTCCAGCTCGCTGCGAAGATTCCGAAGCGACTCCACACGCCCGCCATCACGCCGGAAATATTCAATCAGCGTCTCGATGCAAGTAATGGAATCCCAGCTCAGGTGATGCTCGATTCCTTCCACATCCTGATAAATATTCTCCTCTTGAACGCCGATCAGCTGCAGAAACTCCTCAAGCAGATGATGTCGCTCAACGAGACGTTTGCCCATTTTTTTGCCTTTGCTGGTTAATACAAGTCCGCGATACTTCTCATAAATGAGGTACTGATCCTTGTCCAGCTTCTGAATCATCTTGGTTACCGATGAAGGATGTACTTCAAGACCTTCCGCTATATCCGAGACGCGGGCATACCCCTTCTCCTCAATTAGCTTATAGATCCGTTCCAAATAATCTTCCATGCTCGGTGTAGGCATGTAAACCCTCCTAACCGGCTGTACACCTGCACTGGTGACTGCCATGCTCTTATGTATCATACAACGTAAAGAATTGCGACTGCAACTTGCTGCGCCCCAAATTTACCGGATTGTTAGGCTGAAACTCAGGCAAAACTAAACCAGGCGTTACTGTATCAATGATCTTCCATCTTCCCAAAGGAGGAATGACGTCTGAGTACCACTTTAGAGCGGCCCCGCACAGGCCGACCGGATGTGTTCGTCCCGGAGCTCGTCTATTTTGAACCTGATGCGATGAATTATCCTAAGGGCAAACGTATCCATGAATGGGCCGTCAAACAAGGCTTGCCGATCCGCATGACTACCTCCCATAACCGCATCACAAACCTGCCCGGGGAGTCCGAGCTGGAGCAATACAAAATCGCCAAGCGCACCCTCGTTGTCGGCATCCGCAAAACACTGAAATTTGATCAGTCCAAACCTTCTGCGGAGTATGCCATTCCTATAGCAACCGGCTGCATGGCTCATTGCCATTATTGTTACCTGCAAACGACACTCGGAGCGAAGCCTTATATACGCATCTATGTAAATACAGACGAGATCATGGAGGCGGCCAAAGGGTACATCCAGGAAAGAGTGCCGCAGATTACCCGCTTTGAAGCGGCTTGTACCTCTGATCCAGTTGGACTTGAGCCAATCAGCGGCTCGCTCGCGGAGCTGATTGAATTCATGGCCGAGCAAGAATTCGGGCGGCTGCGCTTTGTGACTAAATTCCACCATGTCGATTCTCTGCTTGGGTTAAAGCATAATGGGCATACTCGCATCCGCTTCAGCGTCAATTCACGGTACGTCATTAAAAACTTCGAACCTGCTACCTCACGCTTCGAGCAGCGCATCGAAGCCGCCGGGAAAGTTGCTCACGCGGGTTATCCCATCGGCTTCATTATCGCGCCGATCATTTGGCATGATGGCTGGGAGGAAGGTTATTCCGAGTTGCTGGAAAACTTGGCAAAAACTCTGCCTCCTGGCATCAAGGACTTAACTTTTGAACTGATTCAGCATCGCTTTACAAAAACGGCAAAAAACACAATTGAAAGAAGATACCCAAAAACAAAGCTTGAAATGGATATCGAAAAACGCAAGTATAAATGGGGCCGCTGGGGACAAGGCAAATATGTTTACCCCGATGAACAAGCAAATGCGCTCCGCTTGTTTATCTCGGAGCGCATCTTTGAACATTTTCCACAGGCAACGATCGACTACTTCACTTAATCCTCGATTAGAACCTCAGCCAATCCGGCGTGATGCTGTTCAGATAGACCGTGATCATAAACATGCGGTCAGTGAACAGCAGCACGCCCATTATTAACATGAGCCCGCCTCCGACTTTCATCATTATGGACGAATATTTCTGAATCCAACGAGCCGATCCAATGAAAAACGCCATAATGAAAAATGGAATAGCGAAGCCAAGCGCATAAGCAGTAGTAAGGCCGAACCATGTTCCCGGATCAGATGCGGCAAGCGCCAGAATACCGGCCAGAATCGGCCCAATGCACGGCGACCAGCCGGCCGAGAAGCCGATTCCGAATATGAAGGAGCCTATATACCCCGACTTAAACTTCACCGGCAATTTGAAATCTCTCATTAGCGCCCGGGGCTGAAATATCCCGAGCAGGAACAGCCCCATCAACATGATCAGAATGGCCGACAGCATACGGATTAAATCCTGATAATCAGCGAACACCTCGGCTAGTTTATTCGTGCTGTAACCGAGTGTGTAATAAACGACCGAGAAGCCAAGGATGAAGAACAACGTATGGCTCATCGTCCGCTTGCGGATCTCGGCACTTGGTTTGTTGCTTTTGAGATCAGCAACAGAAATACCGGTTACATAGGAAAGATAAGAAGGATAAAGCGGCAGGCAGCACGGCGATATAAAAGATGCAAATCCGCCGACAAAGGCCAAGCCGAGATTCAGCGTAGACATAAGCGGGGGGTTCCCCCTTTCACGTATCTTGAGAGACGCGTTCCTACTTCACCAATGCGCCATTGGGCATGGAATCCGGCACCGTCGCCAGCGTTAACTGATCCCCCTGAGAAGCGGCGAGGACCATGCCGCGGGAAAGTTCACCGCGCAGCTTCACCGGTTTCAGGTTCGTCACGCAAATGACCTTGCGTCCAACCAGTTCCTCCGGCTTGTAAAACTTCGCAATACCCGAAACGACTTGGCGCTGCTCGAAACCTAGATCGAGCTGCAGCTTGAGCAGTTTGTCGGCCTTTGGAATTGGCTCTGCGGCAATTACCTGTGCCACACGAAGCTCTACCTTAGCAAAGTCATCAATGCCGATCTCTTCTTTGAGCTCCGGCACTTCTGTAGCCGCGGGGGCAGAACCCGGCAGCGCAGCAGCGGAAGCTTGAGCGCCCGTCGTTGCTGCATCAGCAGTGGCATCTCCGGCTTGCGAAGCAGCAGACGTTGTCCCGCCAGAGATAGCGCTAGTTATATAAGCGATCTCTTCCTCGGCATCGAGACGCGGGAACAGCGGATTGCCCTTGGCGACGCGTACGCCGCTTGGCAGAGAACCGAATTCGCGGGCGCTGTCCCATGCAGCCAGAGCGCCCTCGCTTACGCCAAGCTGCGTCCGAATCTCTTTCGGAGCGTTGGTCATGAACGGCGTCAGTAGCACAGATACAATGCGCAGTGACTCTGCCAGATGGTACATCGCCGACGCCAGCTCTGGACGGCGCGCCTCATCTTTGGCGAGCGCCCATGGCTGCGTCTCATCGATGTATTTGTTCGTGCGGCTGACGAGCTGCCAAATAGCCGAAAGAGCGACAGAGAACTCCATTTTTTCCATAGCTGCCTCAACCGATCCAACCGTACTTAGCGCGAGCTGTTGCAACGACTCGTCAAAGTCCGTCACCAGGCCTGTATAAGCAGGAATTTCGCCGCCGAAGTACTTGTCGATCATCGCCACCGTGCGGTTCAACAAATTGCCTAAATCGTTGGCCAGATCGAAGTTAAGCCGTTCAACAAAACCTTCAGGTGTGAACGTACCGTCAGAGCCGAATGGAACTTCACGCAGCAGGAAGTAGCGCAGGGCGTCCAGTCCATAACGGTCCAAAAGCACCACAGGGTCGATGACATTCCCTTTGGACTTGGACATTTTGCCTTCCTTGACGAGCCACCAGCCATGCCCGAATACCTTCTTAGGAAGCGGCAGTTCGAGCGCCATCAGCATAATCGGCCAGTAGATCGTATGGAAACGTACAATCTCCTTGCCGACCAGATGTACGTCCGCCGGCCAGAACTGGCGGTATTTGCTCTCATCATCCGAGCCGTAACCTAGCGCCGTAATGTAATTGGACAGCGCGTCGATCCACACATAGATAACATGATCAGGATCGTTCGGCACCTTGATGCCCCAGTCGAACGTCGTCCGCGATACGGCCAAGTCTTCTAGACCAGGCTTGATGAAGTTGTTGATCATCTCGTTTTTGCGGGATTCCGGTTGGATAAAGTCAGGATGCTCCTCGTAGTACTGCAACAGACGATCCGCGTACTTGCTCATGCGGAAGAAGTAGCTTTCCTCCTTGACCAGCTCAACCGGGCGTCCGCAATCGGGGCAATTGCCTTTGTCCAGCTGACGTTCCGTAAAGAATGATTCACACGGCGTGCAATACCAGCCTTCGTACGTTCCTTTGTAGATGTCTCCTTGGTCAAGCAGTTGCTTAAAGATTTTCTCGACGGACAGTTTATGCCGAGCTTCGGTCGTGCGGATGAAATCGTCGTTGCTAATTTCCAGCTTGCTCCATAACTTCTTGATCTCCGTTACGGTTTCGTCCAAAAACTGAATCGGTGTTTGCCCTCTTTCGGCTGCTGTGCGTTCGATCTTTTGTCCGTGTTCATCGGTTCCCGTCAAGAACGTGACCTGGTAACCCGTCGCGCGTTTGTAGCGAGCCATAGCGTCGCCTGCCAACGTACAGTAAGCATGACCGATATGCAGTTTGCCGCTAGGATAGTAGATTGGCGTTGTAATGTAAAAAGTTTTGTTGTTCTCTGGCATGACAATCTTCTCCTTCAACATGGCATGGGGATGCAGCGAGCCTTAGGCCCGTGAAAAACAAAAAGCCCCCGTCCGCTATGGGACGAGAGCGGGAGCGCTTCGTGGTACCACCCAAATTCCCTTCCCTCTCCCCATAATGGAGAAAACAAGGAAGGCTTCGTGTCGCCGCTCCGTGGGGAGCGACAGTAGCCTTTAACGCCGGCAGCCGCGTCCGCGTCTTGCGCCACTCTAAATTAGAATAGCGTTCGAGGCGAAATCCTCCAGGACCATATTCGTCTCTCTCCCCCGTCCGGCTTGCACCAAAATGCCCGGCTCTCTGAATCGGCGGCTAAGAAACTACTCTTCCCTTCATCGGAACTCATATTTAATGGTAATAATACCGAATGCCGACACGACATGTCAAGGAAGGTCATGGCACCGGATCTATGCCCCCCGGATGAAAAGGATGGCAGCGCAGAATACGTCTCGCCGAGAGCCAGGAGCCCTTGGCTACGCCATGTTTCTCGATCGCTTCCAGCGCATAGGCGGAGCAGGTCGGATAAAAGCGGCAGGTCGGCGGTTTCAGCGGTGAAATGACCTTGCGGTATACATGTATCGGGATTTTGACCACAAACCTCACACTCATTTTCCTTACTCCTCCTTTCCTCTTGTCCACGCTGTAAGTAACTCCTTCTATTTTGAACCAATCCGAATCAGGAATCAACTGCCGGCCAATGCAAGATAGCATAAAGATTGCCCTACTTTGCCTCTGTCACTTCTGCGTTAGCTGTGCTACCTTTAAGCCAAGCGAACGAGGAAGCGCTCTCACGCACTTCTCCCGCTCTGATGAAGTTCATAATCGGAAGGAGCTTGACTAATCTTATGAAAATTCGTATTGCAAAACTTAGCTACTGGCATGTTCATGCTTGGGAGTATACCGACTTTGCCCTCCAACATCCCGACACGGAAATTACCGCCGTCTGGGACGAGCTGCCGGAACGCGGTCGGAAAGCTGCCGAGAAGCTTAGCGTACCTTTCGTTGAAGACCTGGACGA
This window contains:
- a CDS encoding putative membrane protein insertion efficiency factor; amino-acid sequence: MLSCIGRQLIPDSDWFKIEGVTYSVDKRKGGVRKMSVRFVVKIPIHVYRKVISPLKPPTCRFYPTCSAYALEAIEKHGVAKGSWLSARRILRCHPFHPGGIDPVP